A region from the Falco rusticolus isolate bFalRus1 chromosome 4, bFalRus1.pri, whole genome shotgun sequence genome encodes:
- the SLC6A8 gene encoding sodium- and chloride-dependent creatine transporter 1 isoform X2: MPPVPADTAAPQPPAAPRRDAAAAAAAAAAAPAGSEGRGEAEGTDPPAAGEERAVTAPLVGPPGPPKAAAPERETWTRQMDFIMSCVGFAVGLGNVWRFPYLCYKNGGGLGLASMVIVFFCNSYYIMILVWGLFYLVHSLTDTLPWATCGHAWNTEQCAELFHLELCRNSSSNASADAGPFNLSCADLASKRSPVIEFWENKVLRLSGDLSEPGDMNWQMILCLVTTWVVVYFCIWKGVKSTGKIVYFTALFPYVVLILLLVHGVTLPGALGGIVYYLKPDWSKLAEAQVWIDAGTQIFFSYAIGLGALTALGSYNRFHNNCYRDAYILAVINSSTSFFAGFVVFSVLGFMASEQGVDISKVAESGPGLAFIAYPKAVTLMPLSPLWATLFFFMLLVLGLDSQFVGVEGFITGILDLFPQPGAGSLRRELTAALCCVVCCLIDLSMVTQGGMYVFQLFDNYSASGITLLWQAFWECVVIAWVYGADRFMDDVARMIGYRPLPFMKWCWAVVTPLVCVGIFVFHVVNYKPLTYNKTYVYPWWGDAIGWVLALSSMLCIPCTVLYKLLRCKGSLRERWQLLTTPIWGHHHLEYLTPEAEAKLLAPEPPKEKATLFETVI, from the exons ATGCCCCCCGTCCCCGCCGACAcggccgccccgcagccgcccgccgccccgcgaCGCGAcgccgcagccgccgcggccgccgccgctgctgcccccGCGGGCTCCG AGGGCCGCGGCGAGGCGGAGGGCACGGacccccccgcggcgggcgaGGAGCGGGCAGTGACGGCGCCGCTGGTGGGACCCCCCGGCCCCCCGAAAGCGGCCGCCCCCGAGCGGGAGACGTGGACCCGGCAGATGGATTTCATCATGTCCTGCGTGGGTTTCGCCGTGGGGCTGGGCAACGTCTGGCGCTTCCCCTACCTGTGTTACAAGAACGGCGGAG GTCTGGGCCTGGCTTCCATGGTGATCGTCTTCTTCTGCAACTCCTACTACATCATGATCCTGGTGTGGGGTCTCTTCTACCTGGTGCACTCGCTGACGGACACTCTGCCCTGGGCCACCTGCGGCCACGCCTGGAACACCGAGCAGTGCGCTGAGCTCTTCCACCTTGAGCTCTGCcgcaacagcagcagcaatgccagcGCCGACGCTGGCCCCTTCAACCTCAGCTGCGCTGACCTGGCCAGCAAGCGCTCGCCCGTCATCGAGTTTTGGGA GAACAAGGTGCTGCGGCTCTCGGGGGACCTCAGCGAGCCAGGGGACATGAACTGGCAGATGATCCTCTGCTTGGTCACCACCTGGGTCGTCGTCTATTTCTGCATCTGGAAGGGTGTCAAGTCAACCGGGAAG ATTGTCTACTTCACGGCACTCTTCCCCTACGTGGtcctcatcctgctgctggtCCATGGGGTGACACTGCCCGGGGCACTGGGCGGCATCGTCTACTACCTGAAACCCGACTGGTCCAAGCTGGCTGAGGCGCAG GTCTGGATCGATGCTGGCACCCAGATCTTCTTCTCCTACGCCATTGGGCTGGGTGCCCTGACCGCGCTGGGCAGCTACAACCGCTTCCATAACAACTGCTACAG GGATGCCTACATCCTGGCCGTGATCAACAGCTCCACCAGCTTCTTTGCCGGCTTCGTCGTCTTCTCTGTGCTGGGCTTCATGGCCTCTGAGCAAGGCGTGGACATCTCCAAGGTGGCCGAGTCCG GCCCTGGGCTGGCTTTTATCGCCTACCCCAAAGCTGTGACACTGATGCCCTTGTCCCCGCTCTGGGCCACgcttttcttcttcatgctCCTTGTGCTGGGGCTGGACAGCCAG TTTGTCGGTGTGGAGGGTTTCATCACGGGCATCCTGGACCTGTTCCCCCAGCCGGGGGCTGGCTCGCTGCGCCGCGAGCTCACCGCTGCGCTCTGCTGTGTCGTCTGCTGCCTCATCGACCTCTCCATGGTCACGCAG GGCGGCATGTACGTGTTCCAGCTCTTTGACAACTACTCGGCCAGTGGGATCACGCTGCTGTGGCAGGCTTTCTGGGAGTGCGTGGTCATTGCCTGGGTTTACG GTGCCGACCGCTTCATGGACGATGTGGCCCGCATGATCGGCTATCGGCCCCTGCCCTTCATGAAGTGGTGCTGGGCCGTGGTGACGCCACTGGTCTGCGTG GGCATCTTTGTGTTCCACGTGGTGAACTACAAGCCGTTGACCTACAACAAGACGTACGTGTACCCGTGGTGGGGGGACGCCATCGGCTGGGTCCTGGCACTGTCTTCAATGCTCTGCATCCCCTGCACCGTCCTCTACAAGCTCCTGCGCTGCAAAGGCTCCCTGCGAGAG CGCTGGCAGCTCCTGACCACTCCGATCTGGGGCCACCACCACCTGGAGTACCTGACACCTGAGGCAGAAGCCAAATTGCTGGCCCCAGAGCCCCCCAAGGAGAAGGCGACGCTCTTCGAGACTGTGATCTGA
- the SLC6A8 gene encoding sodium- and chloride-dependent creatine transporter 1 isoform X1 produces the protein MPPVPADTAAPQPPAAPRRDAAAAAAAAAAAPAGSEGRGEAEGTDPPAAGEERAVTAPLVGPPGPPKAAAPERETWTRQMDFIMSCVGFAVGLGNVWRFPYLCYKNGGGVFLIPYLLIVFVGGIPVFFLEVALGQFMKQGGIAAWNIAPLFKGLGLASMVIVFFCNSYYIMILVWGLFYLVHSLTDTLPWATCGHAWNTEQCAELFHLELCRNSSSNASADAGPFNLSCADLASKRSPVIEFWENKVLRLSGDLSEPGDMNWQMILCLVTTWVVVYFCIWKGVKSTGKIVYFTALFPYVVLILLLVHGVTLPGALGGIVYYLKPDWSKLAEAQVWIDAGTQIFFSYAIGLGALTALGSYNRFHNNCYRDAYILAVINSSTSFFAGFVVFSVLGFMASEQGVDISKVAESGPGLAFIAYPKAVTLMPLSPLWATLFFFMLLVLGLDSQFVGVEGFITGILDLFPQPGAGSLRRELTAALCCVVCCLIDLSMVTQGGMYVFQLFDNYSASGITLLWQAFWECVVIAWVYGADRFMDDVARMIGYRPLPFMKWCWAVVTPLVCVGIFVFHVVNYKPLTYNKTYVYPWWGDAIGWVLALSSMLCIPCTVLYKLLRCKGSLRERWQLLTTPIWGHHHLEYLTPEAEAKLLAPEPPKEKATLFETVI, from the exons ATGCCCCCCGTCCCCGCCGACAcggccgccccgcagccgcccgccgccccgcgaCGCGAcgccgcagccgccgcggccgccgccgctgctgcccccGCGGGCTCCG AGGGCCGCGGCGAGGCGGAGGGCACGGacccccccgcggcgggcgaGGAGCGGGCAGTGACGGCGCCGCTGGTGGGACCCCCCGGCCCCCCGAAAGCGGCCGCCCCCGAGCGGGAGACGTGGACCCGGCAGATGGATTTCATCATGTCCTGCGTGGGTTTCGCCGTGGGGCTGGGCAACGTCTGGCGCTTCCCCTACCTGTGTTACAAGAACGGCGGAG gcGTCTTCCTCATCCCCTACCTGCTCATCGTCTTCGTGGGCGGCATCCCCGTCTTCTTCCTGGAGGTGGCCCTGGGGCAGTTCATGAAGCAGGGGGGCATCGCCGCCTGGAACATCGCCCCCCTCTTCAAGG GTCTGGGCCTGGCTTCCATGGTGATCGTCTTCTTCTGCAACTCCTACTACATCATGATCCTGGTGTGGGGTCTCTTCTACCTGGTGCACTCGCTGACGGACACTCTGCCCTGGGCCACCTGCGGCCACGCCTGGAACACCGAGCAGTGCGCTGAGCTCTTCCACCTTGAGCTCTGCcgcaacagcagcagcaatgccagcGCCGACGCTGGCCCCTTCAACCTCAGCTGCGCTGACCTGGCCAGCAAGCGCTCGCCCGTCATCGAGTTTTGGGA GAACAAGGTGCTGCGGCTCTCGGGGGACCTCAGCGAGCCAGGGGACATGAACTGGCAGATGATCCTCTGCTTGGTCACCACCTGGGTCGTCGTCTATTTCTGCATCTGGAAGGGTGTCAAGTCAACCGGGAAG ATTGTCTACTTCACGGCACTCTTCCCCTACGTGGtcctcatcctgctgctggtCCATGGGGTGACACTGCCCGGGGCACTGGGCGGCATCGTCTACTACCTGAAACCCGACTGGTCCAAGCTGGCTGAGGCGCAG GTCTGGATCGATGCTGGCACCCAGATCTTCTTCTCCTACGCCATTGGGCTGGGTGCCCTGACCGCGCTGGGCAGCTACAACCGCTTCCATAACAACTGCTACAG GGATGCCTACATCCTGGCCGTGATCAACAGCTCCACCAGCTTCTTTGCCGGCTTCGTCGTCTTCTCTGTGCTGGGCTTCATGGCCTCTGAGCAAGGCGTGGACATCTCCAAGGTGGCCGAGTCCG GCCCTGGGCTGGCTTTTATCGCCTACCCCAAAGCTGTGACACTGATGCCCTTGTCCCCGCTCTGGGCCACgcttttcttcttcatgctCCTTGTGCTGGGGCTGGACAGCCAG TTTGTCGGTGTGGAGGGTTTCATCACGGGCATCCTGGACCTGTTCCCCCAGCCGGGGGCTGGCTCGCTGCGCCGCGAGCTCACCGCTGCGCTCTGCTGTGTCGTCTGCTGCCTCATCGACCTCTCCATGGTCACGCAG GGCGGCATGTACGTGTTCCAGCTCTTTGACAACTACTCGGCCAGTGGGATCACGCTGCTGTGGCAGGCTTTCTGGGAGTGCGTGGTCATTGCCTGGGTTTACG GTGCCGACCGCTTCATGGACGATGTGGCCCGCATGATCGGCTATCGGCCCCTGCCCTTCATGAAGTGGTGCTGGGCCGTGGTGACGCCACTGGTCTGCGTG GGCATCTTTGTGTTCCACGTGGTGAACTACAAGCCGTTGACCTACAACAAGACGTACGTGTACCCGTGGTGGGGGGACGCCATCGGCTGGGTCCTGGCACTGTCTTCAATGCTCTGCATCCCCTGCACCGTCCTCTACAAGCTCCTGCGCTGCAAAGGCTCCCTGCGAGAG CGCTGGCAGCTCCTGACCACTCCGATCTGGGGCCACCACCACCTGGAGTACCTGACACCTGAGGCAGAAGCCAAATTGCTGGCCCCAGAGCCCCCCAAGGAGAAGGCGACGCTCTTCGAGACTGTGATCTGA
- the LOC119147505 gene encoding epidermal differentiation-specific protein-like: MNQIVVYERANFEGLRREFTCDVPDLHELDFGDCIASLKVVGQPWIAYTDPKYEGEPHAFEEGEYPSVGRPNSFSSLRLVHHDLGDPQIVLYERPNFQGACKVVTEETNLAYGYFNDRVASHIVQRGVWLLYQHPGRGGWHCVAWPGERLADYKPELNFQARLSHLRPLRPGQPLVSARLLWEQKRVEAEREVLVDEIEGVNETESEQVLAASSSREYGTTLWQSFHFSNTTSLKAGLSFTLTVEASNIFTVQKGRSESSTRRERVEVQLPAKIPPHTALSIQVLRKEVTLSIPVLLTITQNETVRTEMGEYRSISGTNISVRYSLKPLPAEGREQAATEGTEPVPGTGMEL; the protein is encoded by the coding sequence ATGAACCAGATCGTGGTGTACGAGCGTGCCAATTTTGAGGGGCTGAGACGGGAGTTCACCTGCGACGTGCCCGACCTCCACGAGTTGGATTTTGGGGATTGCATTGCCTCCCTGAAGGTGGTGGGACAGCCTTGGATCGCCTACACGGACCCCAAGTACGAGGGAGAGCCACACGCCTTTGAGGAGGGTGAGTACCCCTCCGTGGGACGGCCCAACAGCTTCTCATCACTGCGCCTTGTGCACCATGACCTGGGGGACCCCCAGATCGTACTCTATGAGCGCCCCAACTTTCAAGGCGCCTGCAAGGTGGTGACAGAGGAGACCAACCTGGCGTACGGGTACTTCAACGACCGGGTGGCCTCCCACATAGTGCAGCGAGGTGTCTGGCTGCTCTACCAGCATCCCGGCCGGGGTGGCTGGCACTGCGTGGCATGGCCCGGTGAGCGTCTTGCAGACTACAAACCTGAGCTGAACTTCCAGGCTCGGCTGTCCCACCTGCGCCCGCTGCGGCCCGGGCAGCCCCTGGTCTCAGCGCGTCTCCTCTGGGAGCAGAAGCGGGTGGAAGCGGAGCGGGAAGTGCTGGTGGATGAGATCGAAGGGGTGAATGAGACTGAGTCGGAgcaggtgctggcagccagcagcagcagggagtaTGGCACCACGCTCTGGCAGAGCTTCCACTTCAGCAACACCACCAGCCTCAAAGCCGGGCTCTCTTTCACGTTGACCGTGGAAGCCTCCAACATCTTCACGGTGCAGAAAGGGCGCAGTGAATCCAGCACCCGCCGGGAACGCGTGGAGGTGCAGCTGCCGGCAAAGATCCCCCCCCACACGGCACTCAGCATCCAGGTCTTGCGGAAGGAGGTGACGCTCTCCATCCCGGTGCTGCTCACCATCACCCAGAACGAAACTGTTCGTACGGAGATGGGCGAGTATCGCAGCATCTCGGGTACCAACATTAGTGTCCGCTATAGCCTGAAGCCTCTGCCAGCtgaaggcagggagcaggcagctactgaggggacagagccagtgCCTGGCACTGGGATGGAGCTATAG